The following proteins are co-located in the Podarcis raffonei isolate rPodRaf1 chromosome 5, rPodRaf1.pri, whole genome shotgun sequence genome:
- the LSG1 gene encoding large subunit GTPase 1 homolog — MGKKKAAAAAGLGRALMRERSGGRGGRRAAEGWLHTSELNDGYDWGRLNLQSVTEQNSLEEFLATAELAGTEFVAEKLNIKIVPPEARTGLLTTEETRKIQELHEQNKHFLCIPRRPRWDKRTSPEMLNQAERDSFLEWRRRLASLEEEQKLLLTPFERNLDFWRQLWRVLERSDVVVQIVDARNPLLFRCRDLECYAKEISPEKENLLLLNKADLLSEEQRCAWARFFQDEGVRVVFWSALEEARRLAEDSSQGSEAAQEPGLDEDHSSEEEMQTSSRHVERGPGALSWPPGNKEPSSSEEEDSDVYEDCAEEEEEDAWLTCSEDEESRAPLGSVGQSRTDSPQSQRAAGPPQGLPLRNSSRLVQKEELLEILRTVHSGRKVREGEVTVGLVGYPNVGKSSTINTILGKKKVSVSATPGHTKHFQTLYVDPALCLCDCPGLVMPSFVSTKAEMICSGILPIDQMRDHVPPVSLVCQRIPRPVLEATYRINIIRPREDEPPDRPPTSEELLTAYGYMRGFMTDHGQPDQPRSARYVLKDYVSGKLLYCHPPPGTDPQDFQLRHERCPLQSKAGQREAGGLPGRSTRAKQIENVVDSAFFHQENVRALTRGSQCLMGNRAGGPSSATSAEDARGKPWKKHGNRNKKEKIRRVTKHLEA, encoded by the exons ATGGGGAAgaagaaggcggcggcggcggcggggctggGCCGGGCGCTCATGCGGGAGCGCAGCGGGGGCCGCGGGGGCCGCCGGGCGGCAGAGGGATGG CTGCACACCAGCGAATTGAACGACGGGTACGACTGGGGACGGCTAAACCTTCAGTCCGTCACCGAGCAGAACTCGCTGGAGGAGTTCTTGGCTACTGCTGAGCTGGCAGGAACCGAATTTGTGGCAG AGAAGCTGAACATCAAGATTGTTCCTCCTGAGGCTCGGACTGGTTTGTTGACAACGGAAGAGACCCGGAAGATCCAAGAGTTGCATGAGCAGAACAAGCACTTCTTGTGCATCCCAAGAAG GCCACGTTGGGACAAGCGGACCAGTCCTGAGATGCTGAACCAAGCAGAAAGAGACAGCTTCCTGGAGTGGAGGAGGCGGCTCGCCAG TCTGGAGGAAGAACAGAAACTCCTTTTGACCCCCTTTGAGCGGAACTTGGATTTTTGGCGCCAGCTGTGGCGAGTCCTTGAAAGAAG TGATGTTGTGGTTCAGATTGTGGATGCCAGAAACCCCCTTCTCTTCCGATGCCGCGATCTG GAATGCTACGCCAAAGAGATCAGCCCCGAGAAGGAGAACCTCCTCCTGCTCAACAAGGCCGACCTGCTGAGTGAGGAGCAGCGCTGCGCCTGGGCCCGCTTCTTCCAGGACGAAGGGGTCCGCGTGGTCTTCTGGTCTGCTCTGGAGGAGGCCAGGCGCCTGGCAGAGGACAGCTCTCAG GGGTCAGAAGCTGCGCAAGAGCCAGGCCTGGATGAGGACCATTCCAGCGAGGAGGAGATGCAGACCTCAAGCCGCCACGTGGAAAGGGGACCCGGCGCTCTCTCGTGGCCTCCTGGGAACAAAGAGCCCAGCAGCAGCGAAGAGGAAGACAGCGACGTCTATGAGGACTGtgcggaagaggaggaggaggacgcctGGCTGACCTGCTCTGAAGACGAGGAGAGCAGAGCCCCTCTTGGGTCCGTGGGGCAGAGCAGGACTGATTCCCCCCAGAGCCAGAGGGCAGCAGGACCCCCTCAGGGCCTGCCGCTCAGGAACAGCAGCCGCTTAGTGCAAAAGGAGGAACTCCTGGAGATCTTGAGGACGGTTCACTCTGGGAGGAAGGTCAGGGAAGGCGAAGTCACTGTTGGGCTG gTGGGCTACCCCAACGTCGGGAAGAGTTCGACCATCAACACCATCCTGGGCAAGAAGAAGGTCTCTGTGTCGGCCACGCCGGGTCACACCAAGCACTTCCAG ACGCTGTACGTGGATCCGGCCCTCTGCCTCTGCGACTGCCCTGGCCTGGTGATGCCCTCCTTTGTCTCCACCAAGGCGGAAATGATCTGCAGCGGGATCTTGCCCATCGACCAGATGAGGGACCACGTTCCCCCCGTCTCTCTC GTCTGCCAGCGTATCCCCCGGCCGGTCCTGGAGGCCACCTACAGGATCAACATCATCCGGCCTCGAGAGGACGAGCCGCCCGATCGGCCGCCCACGTCCGAGGAGCTGCTGACGGCCTACGGAT ACATGAGAGGCTTCATGACGGATCATGGGCAGCCCGATCAGCCCCGCTCGGCTCGCTATGTGCTGAAGGACTACGTCAGT GGCAAGCTGCTCTACTGCCACCCGCCTCCTGGCACTGACCCCCAGGACTTCCAGTTGCGTCACGAAAGATGCCCCTTGCAGAGCAAGGCCGGGCAGCGTGAGGCCGGGGGGCTGCCTGGCAGGAGCACCAGAGCAAAGCAGATCGAGAATGTGGTGGACTCTGCCTTCTTCCACCAG GAGAACGTCCGGGCCCTGACCAGAGGCAGCCAGTGCCTGATGGGCAACCGAGCGGGAGGCCCTTCTTCTGCGACCAGCGCCGAGGACGCCCGAGGCAAACCCTGGAAGAAGCACGGCAACAggaacaagaaggagaagatCCGCCGCGTCACCAAGCACCTGGAGGCTTGA
- the FAM43A gene encoding protein FAM43A yields the protein MRGRPGLRRAPPAEQQQQQRPGPAAPSGGDAMLPWKRHKFELLAVDDEQLTQQQHKKTQQKHRRHPPPPPPPPPPPSAPSGKGKGSCCAAGAGSLPCSAALGSLARACPPEGALSRMGNLFRCKRKKFRVSSEAPTYTVLYLGNATTLQAKGDGCTDVAVGKIWAKSEAGRHGTKMKLTIGPQGIRMAPAAPSEAASRPGHLYLLHRVTYCVADPRLPRLFAWIYRHEVKHKAVLLRCHAVLVSKAEKARAMALLLYQTSAAALAEFRRLKKRADARHQQLQQAGAAAADGAIPLVPLRKLLLHGPGCCYKPPVERSRSAPKLGSITEDALGEELEERAAGLANGGGPDGEDEEEGDCDDDELLAPLDEDEDGADAAPSLGQLICDLGELAIGNDVALLRADLRVTRLLSGESTGSESSIESNGHDGGSPPPPLQPCRGPDSPEPGDSG from the coding sequence ATGCGCGGGCGGCCGGGGCTGCGGCGGGCGCCTccagctgagcagcagcagcagcagcgccccgGGCCGGCCGCGCCGTCGGGCGGCGACGCCATGCTGCCCTGGAAGAGGCACAAGTTCGAGCTGCTGGCCGTGGACGACGAGCAGCtgacgcagcagcagcacaagAAGACGCAGCAGAAGCACCGGCGGCATCctccgcctccgccgccgcctcctcctccgccaaGCGCGCCGTCGGGGAAGGGCAAGGGCAGCTGCTGCGCGGCGGGCGCGGGGAGCCTGCCCTGCTCGGCGGCGCTGGGCTCCCTGGCTCGCGCGTGCCCGCCCGAGGGCGCCCTCAGCAGGATGGGCAACCTGTTCCGCTGCAAGCGCAAGAAGTTTCGCGTGAGCAGCGAGGCGCCCACCTACACGGTGCTCTACCTGGGCAACGCCACCACGCTGCAGGCCAAGGGCGACGGCTGCACGGACGTGGCGGTGGGCAAGATCTGGGCCAAGAGCGAGGCCGGGCGCCACGGCACCAAGATGAAGCTGACCATCGGGCCGCAGGGCATCCGCATGGCGCCCGCCGCGCCCTCCGAGGCGGCCTCTCGCCCGGGCCACCTCTACCTGCTGCACCGCGTCACCTACTGCGTGGCTGACCCGCGCCTGCCGCGCCTCTTCGCCTGGATCTACCGACACGAGGTGAAGCACAAGGCcgtgctgctgcgctgccacgcCGTGCTGGTCTCCAAGGCCGAGAAGGCGCGCGCCATGGCGCTGCTCCTCTACCAGACGTCGGCGGCGGCGCTGGCCGAGTTCCGCCGCCTGAAGAAGCGCGCCGACGCGCGgcaccagcagctgcagcaggcgGGCGCGGCGGCGGCCGACGGCGCCATCCCGCTGGTGCCGCTGCGCAAGCTGCTCCTGCACGGCCCCGGCTGCTGCTACAAGCCGCCCGTCGAGCGCAGCCGCAGCGCGCCCAAGCTGGGCTCCATCACCGAGGACGCGCTGGGCGAGGAGCTGGAGGAGCGCGCCGCCGGCCTGGCCAACGGAGGCGGCCCCGACGGCGAGGACGAGGAGGAGGGCGACTGCGACGACGACGAGCTGCTGGCGCCGCTGGACGAGGACGAGGACGGCGCGGACGCGGCGCCCAGCCTGGGGCAGCTCATCTGCGACCTGGGCGAGCTGGCCATCGGCAACGACGTGGCGCTGCTGCGCGCCGACCTGCGCGTCACCCGGCTCCTCTCGGGCGAGAGCACCGGCAGCGAGTCGTCCATCGAGAGCAACGGCCACGACGGAGggtccccgccgccgccgctccagcCGTGCCGCGGACCGGACAGCCCCGAGCCCGGAGACAGCGGCTGA